The Methanosphaera sp. BMS genome contains a region encoding:
- a CDS encoding DUF4013 domain-containing protein: protein MEIMDIIVDSISYPADNLKSLFIYLILGLILGLVIGVTGVETALMTGEGSFFAFLLAIIGVIISILISFLLEGYGLDIIKSGIRRSTASPEVDFQRQSINGVKSVIVSIVYFIVPVIIILLLSMVFKNWIVYIVGFILILIFSLAYTMGICRLAKTEDLSVALDIKAAIDDIFNIGFVKVILTLIAVLLVILIITGIFGAITGAIFNKTIASVIMGIIDAYLLFFSNRAMGLLYSEI from the coding sequence ATGGAAATTATGGATATCATAGTAGATTCTATTTCATATCCTGCTGATAATTTAAAATCATTATTTATATACCTTATTTTAGGACTAATATTAGGACTCGTTATAGGTGTAACTGGTGTTGAAACAGCACTTATGACCGGAGAAGGCTCATTTTTTGCTTTCTTACTAGCAATTATAGGTGTTATAATTTCTATACTAATTTCATTTTTATTAGAAGGTTATGGATTAGATATTATTAAATCAGGAATCAGACGAAGTACAGCATCACCAGAAGTAGATTTTCAAAGACAATCAATAAATGGTGTTAAATCAGTTATTGTATCAATAGTTTACTTCATAGTACCAGTAATTATAATCTTATTATTATCAATGGTATTTAAAAATTGGATTGTATACATCGTTGGATTTATTTTAATTCTAATATTTTCCCTTGCATATACAATGGGTATATGTAGACTGGCAAAAACAGAGGATTTATCTGTTGCTCTAGATATAAAAGCAGCTATCGATGACATATTTAATATTGGATTTGTCAAAGTAATATTAACCCTTATAGCAGTTTTACTTGTTATATTAATTATTACAGGAATATTCGGTGCAATAACTGGTGCAATTTTCAATAAAACTATTGCATCAGTCATTATGGGAATTATAGATGCTTATTTACTATTCTTTAGTAATAGAGCAATGGGATTATTATATTCTGAAATATAA
- a CDS encoding AzlD domain-containing protein: MDAIYLMILGCAIVTFIPRLLPAVFMGKINFDRKIEKFLDLIPYTALAALIVPGVLTVDNQLWYIGLIGAVVAAALSWKKVPLGAIVILTVIVLISVYSIVPLI, translated from the coding sequence ATGGATGCCATTTATTTGATGATATTGGGGTGTGCCATCGTAACCTTTATTCCACGACTATTACCCGCAGTATTTATGGGTAAGATAAACTTTGACAGAAAAATTGAGAAGTTCTTGGATTTAATACCCTACACGGCCTTAGCCGCATTGATTGTACCAGGTGTATTGACAGTGGATAATCAGCTATGGTATATAGGTTTAATAGGTGCTGTTGTTGCAGCGGCACTTTCATGGAAAAAAGTACCATTGGGTGCTATTGTAATTTTAACTGTAATAGTGTTAATCAGCGTATATTCCATTGTACCACTGATTTAA
- a CDS encoding AzlC family ABC transporter permease: MGYIPMGIGYAALAIKAGLDPIQTVSFSVLVYAGAGEIIAVTMLANQATIIAIILTNFVVNLRYMVMNTCVYNKATKTSIALNALSAHLVTDESFALFSLMEKSSIWVYIGIALTSWLSWIFGAMIGVFVLDLLPLIVTNSFNISLYALFVAILVPSIKKNHKIGLLVAITAIINTLLQFVIGNWSLIVSTLLGALIGMRIIDDVYLVNDNQGADC, translated from the coding sequence ATGGGATATATTCCAATGGGTATCGGTTATGCGGCACTTGCCATTAAAGCAGGTCTTGATCCGATTCAAACCGTGTCATTTTCCGTATTGGTATATGCGGGTGCCGGTGAGATAATTGCCGTGACGATGTTGGCAAATCAGGCAACCATCATAGCCATTATTCTGACTAATTTTGTTGTAAACTTGAGATATATGGTAATGAATACATGTGTATATAATAAGGCTACCAAGACTTCCATTGCATTAAACGCTTTATCTGCACATCTGGTTACCGATGAATCATTCGCATTATTTTCATTAATGGAAAAATCATCAATATGGGTATATATTGGCATAGCATTAACTTCCTGGCTGTCATGGATTTTCGGTGCAATGATAGGAGTTTTTGTCCTGGATCTGCTCCCATTAATAGTTACAAACAGCTTTAACATATCATTGTATGCATTGTTTGTGGCAATACTGGTTCCATCAATCAAGAAAAATCATAAAATAGGATTACTCGTAGCTATAACCGCCATTATCAATACATTACTGCAATTTGTTATAGGTAACTGGTCACTGATAGTTTCTACACTACTTGGTGCCTTAATAGGAATGAGAATCATAGATGATGTCTACTTAGTAAATGATAATCAGGGGGCTGATTGCTGA
- a CDS encoding DEAD/DEAH box helicase — protein MKEKTSWQQRYWLNCLKNIVPTKRLNKAIDYADTHEIIDMKVEDNHFTAKIIHDENNVFGCEIILKKFTDTEKSVINTIKSQSKYMKDIEENIFTEEFHKELYKNRINIFPSSIISIDMNCDCNKNKTLCNHILSLMYKLTFELEDNPFLLFELKGYQLSSSSYKQGSQNKYDDKQEEHDDTYKNNSEESEDTKNTMDSQETISNDNTMGIKDIEHLFYNNYLINNNSTSHISLDNIPDLYTQTVNMLNNQEFIDEDMELFLEKLFNNLDKYINNDIKYHKLNKNYYNDFIYTPHQNRNQKHTSIFFDYKWGHVDKWTNFSININSNYSISTIDVGIKSNFNKYKSSKLLFGFLVEYNKAIDKPLGNLFNFLDKLYLTTLELIKKHAIMPEIFKFNDKYKIRWIPAVYNRLISNLMGQLAMSCPEYLLTFNRMRVNSENQIITFISIIIDGLIKSYIDTLNKKEQNRLLSKHIYALFLGESKKINVIQNIKGINNLLAFKEDKKYNYELFIYIRQLEDSFKLDVKVSIEDDKKVNINRLLKDTVDDKLKRQLENDLNVINQIIPSDNRIKNNKEDMLLTTNQFTEFFNKSIPLLENMGVKIILPKSLKRLWHPKLVLNINENRSDNSYLSLENIMDFDWKVAIGDENYSLNEFKRLSEENKSLIKVSNDYVIMDYNDVLNILKQMNNLPDKLDNMELIKSMLTGQFDEITVNVDSQFKNRLFNNQIIQDDKLPKHLNADLRDYQITGYNWLKQNYMLGFGSILADDMGLGKTLQVLTLIEYLKEEDVLNDSKVLVVAPTGLLINWQMEIEKFTPKLKSHIYHGSDRIIGDDEFDILITSYGIIRQDLKILNNIDWNLIVIDEAQKIKNPSTQQTRAVKSLKSKNKIALTGTPIENNLSEYWSIFDFVNYGYLGKLNDFKKSYLNPIEKDENPDSLNSLKTITQPFILRRLKTDDDIIQDLPDKITNDLYCNLSAKQAVLYNETLNAYMDNIEKLESINRRGKIFELINSLKQICNHPAQLTKSRNVNINDSGKMQLLINTLESILDNDEKVLIFTQYVQMGKIIKKVLEDKFDEDVLFLHGSLSRYKRDKLVRKFQSDDDSRIFILSLKAGGTGLNLTAACNVIHYDLWWNPAVENQATDRAYRIGQDVNVMVYRFITTGTFEERINDMLEDKQELADITIGSGGKFITEMDDDTLRQLLRLRNRID, from the coding sequence ATGAAAGAAAAAACCTCCTGGCAACAAAGATATTGGTTAAACTGCTTAAAGAATATCGTTCCCACTAAACGATTGAATAAGGCAATTGATTATGCAGATACCCATGAAATCATCGATATGAAAGTGGAGGACAATCACTTTACGGCTAAGATTATACATGATGAGAATAATGTTTTTGGTTGTGAAATTATTTTAAAAAAGTTTACGGACACTGAAAAAAGCGTTATTAATACCATTAAATCTCAGAGTAAATATATGAAGGATATAGAGGAGAATATATTTACCGAAGAATTTCATAAAGAATTATATAAAAATAGGATAAACATATTTCCATCATCCATAATTAGCATAGATATGAATTGTGATTGCAACAAGAACAAAACATTATGTAATCATATCTTATCATTAATGTATAAACTAACATTTGAATTGGAGGATAATCCCTTTTTATTATTTGAATTAAAAGGTTATCAGTTATCATCATCTTCATATAAGCAAGGCAGTCAAAACAAATATGATGACAAACAGGAAGAACACGATGATACATATAAAAATAATTCAGAAGAAAGTGAAGACACAAAAAATACCATGGATTCACAAGAAACCATTTCTAATGATAACACTATGGGAATTAAAGATATTGAACACCTATTCTATAACAACTATCTAATCAACAATAACAGTACCAGTCATATATCCTTAGACAACATACCCGATTTATACACCCAAACAGTAAATATGTTGAATAATCAGGAGTTCATAGATGAAGATATGGAGTTATTCCTGGAAAAATTATTCAATAACTTAGATAAATACATAAATAATGATATAAAATATCATAAATTAAACAAGAATTACTATAATGATTTTATCTACACGCCACATCAAAACAGGAATCAGAAACATACCTCAATCTTCTTTGACTATAAATGGGGTCATGTAGATAAATGGACAAATTTTTCCATCAACATAAACAGTAACTACAGTATTTCAACAATTGATGTCGGAATAAAAAGTAATTTCAACAAATACAAATCATCAAAACTGCTGTTTGGATTTCTCGTAGAATACAATAAGGCTATTGACAAACCATTAGGTAATCTGTTTAACTTTTTAGATAAATTATACTTAACAACACTGGAACTGATTAAAAAACATGCCATAATGCCGGAGATATTTAAGTTCAACGACAAATATAAAATCAGGTGGATTCCGGCAGTATACAATCGATTGATATCCAATCTGATGGGACAATTAGCCATGTCATGTCCGGAGTATCTGTTGACATTCAACCGTATGAGAGTAAACAGTGAAAATCAAATCATTACATTCATCAGCATAATAATCGATGGACTTATTAAGTCATACATTGACACTCTAAATAAAAAAGAACAAAACAGATTATTATCAAAGCATATTTATGCATTGTTTTTAGGTGAAAGTAAGAAAATAAACGTGATACAAAATATCAAAGGTATAAATAATCTTCTTGCATTTAAGGAAGATAAGAAATATAACTATGAACTGTTCATATACATCAGACAACTTGAAGACTCATTCAAATTGGATGTTAAAGTAAGCATTGAAGATGATAAGAAAGTAAATATCAATAGGCTATTGAAGGATACAGTTGATGATAAATTAAAAAGGCAACTTGAAAATGATCTTAACGTTATAAATCAAATTATCCCATCTGATAATAGAATAAAAAACAATAAAGAGGATATGCTTCTTACAACCAATCAGTTTACAGAATTCTTTAATAAAAGCATACCCCTACTTGAAAATATGGGCGTGAAAATAATACTTCCAAAGAGTCTTAAACGCTTATGGCATCCAAAACTGGTATTGAATATCAATGAAAACAGGAGCGATAATTCTTATCTATCACTGGAGAATATAATGGACTTTGACTGGAAAGTAGCTATCGGGGATGAAAATTATTCATTAAATGAATTTAAAAGACTTTCAGAAGAAAATAAAAGCTTGATTAAAGTATCCAATGACTATGTTATCATGGACTATAATGATGTATTGAACATTTTAAAACAGATGAACAATCTTCCTGATAAACTTGACAATATGGAGTTAATCAAATCCATGCTTACCGGTCAATTTGATGAGATAACGGTAAACGTTGATAGTCAGTTTAAAAATAGGTTATTTAACAACCAAATAATACAGGATGATAAGCTTCCAAAACATCTTAATGCCGACCTTAGGGATTATCAGATAACAGGATATAATTGGCTAAAACAGAATTATATGCTGGGATTTGGTTCAATCCTTGCCGATGATATGGGTCTTGGAAAAACACTACAGGTATTGACATTAATAGAATACTTAAAAGAAGAGGATGTGCTCAATGATAGTAAAGTATTGGTGGTTGCACCTACAGGTTTACTAATTAACTGGCAGATGGAAATAGAGAAGTTCACGCCAAAATTAAAGTCACACATCTATCATGGTAGCGATAGAATTATAGGGGATGATGAATTTGATATTCTCATTACATCATATGGTATCATAAGACAGGACTTGAAAATATTGAATAACATTGACTGGAACTTAATAGTCATAGACGAGGCCCAGAAGATTAAAAATCCATCAACTCAACAAACCAGGGCGGTCAAATCACTTAAATCCAAGAATAAAATCGCTTTAACAGGTACGCCTATTGAAAATAATCTATCGGAATACTGGAGTATATTCGACTTTGTTAACTATGGTTATCTGGGTAAGTTAAATGATTTTAAGAAATCATATCTAAACCCTATTGAAAAAGATGAAAATCCAGATTCATTAAACAGTCTTAAAACCATTACACAGCCATTTATACTTAGAAGATTAAAGACTGATGATGATATCATACAAGATCTTCCTGATAAGATTACTAATGATTTGTATTGTAATTTATCCGCTAAACAGGCGGTTTTATATAATGAAACATTAAATGCATATATGGATAATATTGAAAAACTTGAAAGCATCAATAGAAGAGGTAAAATATTTGAATTGATCAATTCGTTAAAGCAGATTTGTAATCATCCGGCACAACTTACAAAATCACGTAATGTAAATATTAATGACTCTGGTAAGATGCAGTTGCTGATAAATACACTTGAATCAATCTTGGATAATGATGAGAAGGTATTGATATTTACCCAATATGTTCAGATGGGTAAGATAATCAAGAAAGTCCTGGAGGATAAGTTTGATGAGGATGTTCTATTCCTGCATGGATCATTATCCCGCTATAAGAGGGATAAGCTAGTTAGAAAATTCCAGTCTGATGATGACTCCAGGATATTTATTTTATCCCTGAAGGCTGGAGGTACCGGCTTAAACCTTACCGCTGCATGTAACGTTATTCATTATGACCTTTGGTGGAATCCTGCAGTTGAAAACCAGGCTACCGATAGGGCATATCGTATTGGACAGGATGTTAATGTAATGGTGTATAGATTCATTACCACGGGTACATTTGAAGAACGCATCAATGATATGCTTGAAGATAAACAGGAGTTGGCTGATATTACAATAGGCAGTGGAGGTAAATTCATTACTGAAATGGATGATGATACGTTAAGACAATTGCTTAGATTAAGAAATAGGATAGACTAA
- a CDS encoding 4Fe-4S binding protein gives MANPYKIGDNCVACGLCMQACPTNCIAEGNPHVIDEAACVGCGLCAEACPVDAISQT, from the coding sequence ATGGCAAACCCATACAAAATAGGAGATAATTGTGTAGCTTGTGGATTATGTATGCAAGCATGTCCAACAAACTGTATCGCAGAAGGAAACCCACACGTAATCGATGAAGCAGCATGTGTAGGCTGTGGATTATGTGCTGAAGCATGTCCTGTAGATGCTATCTCACAAACATAA